The genomic stretch GCCGCGCTGGTGGGTTTTGCGCCGCCATGCCCATAGCGGCGCAGCACGGCCCGAATGCGCGCGACCAGTTCGCGCGGGTTGAAAGGCTTGATCAGATAGTCATCGGCGCCAGTTTCCAGGCCGATGATCTTGTCGATCTCGTCTCCCACTCCGGTCAGCATCACAATGGGAATTTCGTAGCGTTCGCGGATGTGGATGGCCAGGGTCAAGCCAGACTCGCCCCGCAAACGCAGGTCAATCAGGGCCAAATCCACCGGCGGCGGGTCTCCCAGCGCCATAAACGACGCGATGTCGGGACAGCTGAGGGCCTCAAACCCGCTTTCGCGCATTAAGGCGGAAAGGGTGGTGCGCACGCTTTCGTCGTCATCCACAATAGCAATGAGCGGCTCGGCTTTGCTCATATGCATGCACCCTC from Phaeobacter sp. G2 encodes the following:
- a CDS encoding response regulator transcription factor, with amino-acid sequence MHMSKAEPLIAIVDDDESVRTTLSALMRESGFEALSCPDIASFMALGDPPPVDLALIDLRLRGESGLTLAIHIRERYEIPIVMLTGVGDEIDKIIGLETGADDYLIKPFNPRELVARIRAVLRRYGHGGAKPTSAASGQGIVFGSKRIDIQTRRVLDAEGEEIPLTNAEYRLLEYFARNPNRVIPRPELLQELGSDMQRYVDRTIDVLILRLRRKIEPVASKPVHLQTRRAQGYIFHLSPEGQ